A region from the Triticum aestivum cultivar Chinese Spring chromosome 3D, IWGSC CS RefSeq v2.1, whole genome shotgun sequence genome encodes:
- the LOC123077427 gene encoding protein NDL1, translated as MHAIDAKGEGREREREALNRKQGRGERRRGGGGGCWWAVERKLLEAAMGDSSGSVSIDVERIYFGGKEHPVRTRYGPVSVSVYGDEDKPALITYPDVALNYMSCFQGLFFCPEAASLLLHNFCIYHITPQGHELGAAPIPSDVPELSVDNLADQVADVLDFFGLGSVMCMGVTAGAYVLTLFAAKYRERVLGLMLVSPLCKAPSWSEWLYNKVLLNLLYYCGTSGLVNECFLQRYFSTEVRGSGQEPESEIVQACRSLLDQRQGVNVCRFLKAINERHDLTEALKKLRCRTLIFVGENSQFHADAVHMTTKLDRRYCALVEVQACGSLVTEEQPHAMLIPMEYFLMGYGMYRPSQLESSPRSTLNPFCISPELLSPESMGVKLKPIKTRASLIV; from the exons ATGCACGCAATAGACGCCAAGGGGGAAGgcagggagagagaaagagaggccctGAACCGGAAGCAAGGAAGAGgcgagcgacgacgaggaggaggaggaggttgttgGTGGGCTGTTGAGAGGAAGCTTCTGGAAGCCGCCATGGGGGACTCGAGCGGGTCGGTGTCCATCGACGTGGAGCGGATCTACTTCGGCGGCAAG GAGCATCCTGTGAGAACAAGATACGGCCCTGTATCGGTCTCCGTGTACGGCGACGAAGACAAGCCAGCGCTCATAACGTACCCGGATGTAGCTCTAAATT acatgtcctgcTTCCAAGGATTGTTCTTCTGCCCAGAGGCTGCGTCCCTGTTGCTTCACAATTTTTGTATTTACCATATTACTCCGCAAGGCCATGAG TTGGGAGCAGCTCCAATTCCATCGGATGTACCTGAGCTATCTGTTGATAATCTCGCGGATCAGGTCGCGGATGTTCTTGATTTCTTCGG TTTAGGGTCTGTGATGTGCATGGGTGTCACCGCCGGTGCCTACGTGCTTACCCTCTTTGCA GCAAAGTACAGGGAAAGGGTTCTTGGCCTGATGTTGGTTTCACCTCTATGCAAAGCCCCATCTTGGAGTGAGTGGTTGTATAACAAG GTATTGTTAAACTTACTTTATTATTGTGGCACTAGTGGACTAGTGAACGAATGCTTCCTTCAGCGGTATTTTAGCACG GAAGTTCGTGGAAGTGGACAAGAACCTGAATcggaaattgtccaggcttgtagAAGT TTACTTGATCAGAGGCAGGGTGTTAATGTATGTCGATTCCTTAAAGCAATCAACGA GAGACATGACTTGACTGAAGCACTGAAGAAGCTCCGGTGCCGGACGCTGATTTTCGTGGGAGAGAACTCGCAGTTCCATGCCGACGCTGTCCACATGACCACAAAACTAGACCGGAGATACTGCGCTCTAGTCGAG GTTCAGGCATGCGGGTCGCTCGTCACCGAGGAGCAGCCACACGCAATGCTGATCCCGATGGAGTACTTCTTGATGGGATACGGGATGTACAGACCGTCCCAGCTCGAGAGCAGCCCCCGGAGCACCCTGAACCCGTTCTGCATATCGCCGGAGCTGCTGTCGCCCGAGAGCATGGGGGTGAAGCTGAAGCCCATCAAGACCCGGGCCTCCCTCATTGTCTAA